Proteins encoded within one genomic window of Pseudalkalibacillus sp. SCS-8:
- the galE gene encoding UDP-glucose 4-epimerase GalE, which translates to MLVLVTGGTGYIGSHTCIELINEGFEVVILDNLSNSSFEVIHRIKEITGKKPHFIHGDLLDEKELQKVFNVYDIEAVLHFAGLKAVGESVHFPLRYYHNNVTGTLNLSKAMQETGTKKMVFSSSATVYSLHGTPPFNEETPLGAMNPYGRTKQMVEEMMHDLYHADPEWSISLLRYFNPIGAHPSGLIGEDPQGLPNNLIPYITQVCVGKLPYLNIYGNDYDTHDGTGVRDYIHVCDLARGHVLALKDLYNKRGVSTYNLGTGRGYSVMEIVETFERITGNRIPYRFTERRPGDIHVCLADPNKAALELGWQAEKDLTEMCKDTWKWQKNNPDGYSTAKKVVVTS; encoded by the coding sequence CATACTTGCATTGAATTGATCAATGAGGGATTTGAGGTGGTGATTCTTGATAACTTATCGAACAGTTCATTTGAAGTCATACATCGTATCAAAGAAATAACAGGTAAGAAGCCTCATTTTATTCATGGCGATCTCTTGGATGAAAAGGAACTCCAAAAAGTGTTCAATGTATACGACATAGAAGCCGTTCTCCATTTTGCAGGTTTGAAAGCAGTAGGGGAGTCGGTCCATTTTCCACTTCGTTATTATCATAACAATGTTACAGGTACACTGAATTTGTCTAAGGCCATGCAAGAAACTGGAACAAAGAAGATGGTTTTCAGTTCTTCAGCTACTGTTTATAGTTTGCATGGAACTCCCCCTTTCAATGAAGAAACACCTTTGGGAGCGATGAATCCCTATGGAAGAACAAAGCAAATGGTAGAAGAGATGATGCATGATCTTTATCATGCGGATCCTGAATGGAGCATTTCTCTTCTAAGATATTTCAATCCAATAGGAGCACACCCAAGTGGATTGATAGGTGAGGATCCTCAAGGTCTTCCGAATAACCTGATTCCATATATCACTCAAGTCTGCGTCGGGAAACTTCCGTATTTGAACATCTATGGGAATGATTACGATACACATGATGGTACAGGGGTAAGAGATTATATCCATGTTTGTGATCTAGCTCGAGGTCACGTGTTAGCACTAAAGGACTTGTATAACAAGAGAGGCGTTTCAACTTATAACTTAGGTACTGGAAGAGGATATAGTGTCATGGAAATCGTTGAAACCTTTGAACGGATTACCGGAAATCGGATTCCATATCGATTCACGGAAAGAAGACCTGGAGATATACACGTTTGTCTTGCCGATCCGAATAAAGCAGCGCTTGAATTAGGCTGGCAAGCAGAAAAAGATTTGACGGAGATGTGCAAGGATACATGGAAATGGCAGAAAAACAATCCTGATGGTTATTCCACCGCAAAGAAAGTAGTCGTTACAAGCTGA
- a CDS encoding helix-turn-helix domain-containing protein, which translates to MIGDRLKYYRNRNGLSLTELAEKAGIAKSYLSSIERNIQSNPSIQFLEKVSKVLHVPLEALLDEPAKTNDDESLDDEWLDLVHEAMASGISKDDFKDFLEFNKWKKKQETK; encoded by the coding sequence ATGATAGGAGACCGATTAAAATATTACAGAAATCGAAATGGCTTATCTTTAACCGAACTAGCTGAGAAAGCTGGAATAGCCAAATCATATCTAAGTTCCATTGAACGTAATATTCAATCAAACCCTTCCATACAGTTCCTGGAGAAGGTTTCGAAAGTTCTACATGTTCCATTGGAAGCTTTGTTAGACGAACCTGCAAAAACAAACGATGATGAATCGCTCGACGATGAATGGCTCGATCTTGTTCATGAAGCGATGGCATCCGGAATATCAAAAGATGATTTCAAAGACTTTTTGGAATTTAACAAGTGGAAAAAGAAACAAGAAACAAAATGA
- a CDS encoding anti-repressor SinI family protein, whose protein sequence is MSERSQSDNLDMQWVNLIKEAKRQGFTVAEVRSFIKTLSTGQVSNKS, encoded by the coding sequence ATGAGTGAGAGAAGTCAATCTGACAACCTGGACATGCAATGGGTAAATTTAATTAAGGAAGCGAAACGCCAAGGATTTACGGTAGCTGAAGTCCGATCATTCATAAAGACTCTTTCAACAGGTCAAGTAAGTAATAAAAGTTAG
- a CDS encoding 5'-3' exonuclease, which produces MKNRFIIIDGFNLLSRCYFATSYGREDHELTTNSAGLYTNALRVKIQKLLNLIEEYEPSHFAIAWDVKREETLRRQRYADYKDTRNELPEPLIQQYNTVTEVFDIIGIPQLTISPYEADDIMGTLSRRWSEEMDGDCFIYSNDRDLLQLLTDKVSQIIAKKKEENPYTLKHFTDEYGIQPNQWIDVKALLGDKSDNIPGVHGVGEKAALPMIQQYGSVEAIYEEEELDPIFKRYRKQIEAGRDMAILSKELVTIDTQIPLLNETPWDGFAMRLDREKLKQEVDRLELRIRM; this is translated from the coding sequence ATGAAAAATCGATTTATAATTATAGATGGATTCAATTTGTTGAGCAGATGTTATTTTGCAACGAGCTATGGTCGAGAGGACCATGAATTAACGACGAACAGCGCAGGGCTATATACGAATGCACTACGGGTGAAGATTCAGAAGCTGCTTAATCTCATTGAGGAGTATGAGCCTTCTCATTTTGCGATTGCATGGGATGTGAAGCGGGAAGAAACCCTTCGCCGACAGCGATATGCAGATTATAAGGATACAAGGAATGAACTTCCTGAACCATTGATCCAACAATATAATACAGTCACAGAAGTATTTGACATCATCGGCATTCCGCAGCTCACGATCAGCCCTTATGAAGCGGATGATATTATGGGAACCTTATCAAGGCGGTGGTCGGAGGAAATGGATGGCGATTGCTTCATCTACAGCAACGATCGCGACCTACTTCAACTACTGACCGATAAAGTATCACAAATCATTGCAAAGAAAAAAGAAGAAAATCCATATACACTCAAACATTTTACTGATGAATATGGCATCCAGCCTAACCAGTGGATTGATGTGAAGGCATTACTTGGAGATAAAAGTGATAATATCCCTGGTGTCCATGGTGTTGGTGAAAAAGCTGCATTACCGATGATCCAACAATATGGATCTGTTGAAGCGATTTATGAAGAAGAAGAATTGGACCCGATTTTCAAGAGATACAGGAAGCAGATTGAGGCAGGCCGTGATATGGCGATACTAAGTAAAGAACTTGTCACAATTGATACGCAAATCCCATTATTGAATGAAACACCTTGGGATGGATTTGCGATGAGGCTGGATCGAGAAAAATTGAAACAGGAAGTGGATCGTCTCGAATTACGGATCAGAATGTAG
- a CDS encoding reverse transcriptase-like protein, translating to MIDVYVDGASSGNPGPSGAGIFIKGTPEGAKSFSIPLGRMTNHEAEYHALIHALKICIENGYQIVSFRTDSQLVEQAVEKEYVKKNLYQPLLQQVLVLKDELDLFFIKWIPSSQNKNADKLAREAIHLNKE from the coding sequence ATGATTGATGTTTATGTAGATGGTGCAAGCTCAGGAAATCCAGGTCCATCAGGCGCCGGAATTTTCATAAAAGGGACACCGGAGGGTGCAAAATCTTTTTCCATCCCTTTGGGAAGAATGACCAACCATGAAGCGGAATATCACGCACTTATCCATGCATTGAAAATATGTATTGAAAATGGCTATCAAATCGTGTCTTTCCGAACAGATTCACAGCTCGTGGAACAAGCAGTCGAAAAAGAATACGTGAAGAAAAATCTTTATCAGCCATTACTTCAACAGGTCCTCGTCCTGAAAGATGAACTGGATCTCTTTTTTATAAAATGGATTCCGAGCTCCCAAAATAAAAACGCTGATAAACTGGCTCGTGAAGCGATTCATCTGAATAAAGAATGA
- a CDS encoding type 1 glutamine amidotransferase domain-containing protein: MRLENSRVMALVENDFEDLELWYPVLRLREEGVTVHIVGAEENKEYKGKYGVPAVADYSYEDVNYYEYDGILVPGGWAPDKLRRDKKVIEIVQYMNDQKRTIGQICHAGWVLISANILKDKVVTSTPGIKDDMKNAGAIWRDEAVTVDGHIVSSRRPPDLPDYTRELIKVLEENNRD; encoded by the coding sequence ATGAGGCTGGAGAATAGTAGAGTGATGGCATTGGTTGAAAACGATTTTGAAGACCTTGAGCTATGGTACCCCGTATTGCGGTTACGTGAGGAGGGGGTGACCGTCCATATTGTCGGTGCCGAAGAGAACAAAGAATATAAAGGGAAATACGGCGTTCCGGCAGTAGCCGACTACAGTTATGAAGACGTAAACTATTATGAGTACGATGGCATTCTTGTCCCAGGTGGTTGGGCTCCAGACAAACTTCGTCGAGATAAAAAAGTCATTGAAATCGTACAATATATGAATGACCAGAAACGAACAATCGGGCAGATCTGTCATGCAGGCTGGGTATTGATCTCAGCGAATATCCTGAAAGACAAAGTGGTGACGAGTACGCCAGGAATAAAAGATGATATGAAAAATGCAGGTGCAATCTGGCGAGATGAAGCCGTGACGGTCGATGGACATATCGTTTCCAGCCGCCGGCCACCGGATTTACCGGATTATACGCGGGAGCTCATCAAGGTGCTAGAAGAAAACAACCGAGATTAA
- a CDS encoding zinc-finger domain-containing protein, giving the protein MERRVVTEEIEWTLKTYCRDCFVCEAFKKDYGKNYAQSFCNRDCSIGKRLQMLGESLSSKRVEG; this is encoded by the coding sequence GTGGAAAGAAGGGTTGTGACAGAAGAAATTGAATGGACATTAAAGACGTATTGCAGGGATTGTTTTGTATGTGAAGCGTTTAAAAAGGACTATGGGAAGAATTACGCGCAAAGCTTTTGCAACCGAGATTGTTCAATCGGTAAAAGACTTCAGATGCTTGGGGAATCATTATCCTCGAAAAGAGTAGAAGGATAA
- a CDS encoding DUF6123 family protein: MHHNSTGEFIQFLSSKGFHLSDDDIAFIYFGKKYTDAPDELVNVAIETTLKVQVSFDGSYYIALLEAMKQSGAQTQYEAKRFVRREEIVPNT, encoded by the coding sequence ATGCATCATAACTCGACAGGAGAATTCATCCAGTTTCTGAGTAGCAAAGGCTTCCACCTAAGCGATGATGACATCGCGTTCATCTATTTTGGGAAAAAGTATACGGATGCACCAGATGAGCTGGTCAACGTTGCGATTGAAACGACGTTGAAGGTACAAGTCTCATTTGATGGAAGCTATTACATCGCTTTGTTAGAGGCGATGAAACAATCGGGTGCTCAAACTCAATATGAAGCGAAACGATTTGTGCGTAGGGAAGAGATCGTTCCGAATACATAA